The Frankiaceae bacterium genome includes a region encoding these proteins:
- the nadA gene encoding quinolinate synthase NadA, translated as MTTAPAPTPTPVALLLLGRQAQADSERGTVCPGDLPAASDPGLVERARVAKAKLGDRLFVLGHHYQRDEVIQFADVTGDSFKLAQEAAARPDAEYVVFCGVHFMAESADILTGERQRVVLPDLAAGCSMADMAAIDQVEDCWDALTDAGVAGDVVPLTYMNSSADIKAFTGRHGGAVCTSSNAKRAMEWAFEQGSKILFLPDQHLGRNTAVRELGLTLEDCALWNPRRENGGLTDDQLRAAKVILWQGHCSVHGRFTAENVAEVRERVPGVTVLVHPECRYEVVQAADLVGSTEYIIKTVREAPSGTAFAIGTELNLVNRLAHEHPDKPVSYLDKTVCFCSTMNRIDLPHLVWALESLVDGNVVNEIVVDPETRRYARVALDRMLALPGPAPTGD; from the coding sequence GTGACGACCGCTCCGGCGCCGACGCCGACGCCCGTGGCACTGCTGCTGCTCGGCCGCCAGGCCCAGGCCGACTCCGAGCGCGGCACCGTCTGCCCCGGCGACCTGCCCGCCGCCAGCGACCCCGGCCTGGTCGAGCGCGCGCGCGTCGCGAAGGCCAAGCTCGGCGACCGGCTGTTCGTGCTCGGGCACCACTACCAGCGCGACGAGGTCATCCAGTTCGCCGACGTGACCGGGGACTCGTTCAAGCTGGCGCAGGAGGCGGCGGCGCGGCCCGATGCGGAGTACGTCGTGTTCTGCGGCGTGCACTTCATGGCCGAGTCCGCCGACATCCTCACCGGCGAGCGGCAGCGCGTCGTCCTCCCCGACCTCGCCGCCGGCTGCTCGATGGCCGACATGGCCGCGATCGACCAGGTCGAGGACTGCTGGGACGCGCTGACCGACGCGGGTGTCGCGGGCGACGTCGTGCCGCTCACGTACATGAACTCCTCCGCCGACATCAAGGCGTTCACCGGCCGCCACGGCGGCGCGGTCTGCACGTCCTCGAACGCGAAGCGCGCGATGGAGTGGGCGTTCGAGCAGGGCTCGAAGATCCTCTTCCTCCCCGACCAGCACCTCGGCCGCAACACCGCCGTCCGCGAGCTCGGCCTGACGCTCGAGGACTGCGCCCTCTGGAACCCCCGCCGCGAGAACGGCGGCCTCACCGACGACCAGCTCCGCGCCGCCAAGGTGATCCTCTGGCAGGGGCACTGCTCGGTGCACGGGCGGTTCACCGCGGAGAACGTCGCCGAGGTCCGCGAGCGCGTACCCGGCGTCACGGTCCTGGTGCACCCCGAGTGCCGGTACGAGGTCGTCCAGGCCGCCGACCTGGTGGGGTCGACCGAGTACATCATCAAGACCGTGCGGGAGGCGCCGAGCGGGACGGCGTTCGCGATCGGCACCGAGCTCAACCTCGTCAACCGCCTCGCCCACGAGCACCCGGACAAGCCGGTCTCGTACCTCGACAAGACCGTCTGCTTCTGCTCGACCATGAACCGCATCGACCTCCCGCACCTCGTGTGGGCGCTGGAGAGCCTGGTCGACGGCAACGTCGTCAACGAGATCGTGGTCGACCCCGAGACGCGCAGGTACGCGCGCGTCGCGCTCGACCGGATGCTCGCCCTCCCGGGACCGGCGCCGACGGGTGACTGA
- a CDS encoding DUF3043 domain-containing protein, producing MTDTKQGGKGRPTPKRSEKVAARKKPLVAPKGPRGRAAAASSRAERAELRRTMREAMRSGEEKYYPPIAAGPERAVVRDAVDARRSLGWIAISGWLVGMGLTLTPVKALQMAGSLVFPLVVVVLVLDSVLAAKAVGRALDKHFPNGTEAKRKSLTWYGIARNTQFRRQRLPRPRVERGAEV from the coding sequence GTGACTGACACCAAGCAGGGCGGCAAGGGCAGGCCGACGCCGAAGCGCTCGGAGAAGGTCGCGGCCCGCAAGAAGCCGCTGGTCGCGCCGAAGGGGCCGAGGGGCAGGGCCGCCGCCGCGAGCAGCCGCGCCGAGCGCGCGGAGCTGCGCCGCACCATGCGCGAGGCCATGCGCAGCGGCGAGGAGAAGTACTACCCGCCGATCGCCGCCGGCCCCGAACGCGCCGTGGTCCGCGACGCGGTCGACGCGCGGCGCTCGCTCGGCTGGATCGCGATCTCCGGCTGGCTCGTCGGCATGGGGCTGACGCTGACCCCGGTGAAGGCGTTGCAGATGGCGGGGTCGCTGGTGTTCCCGCTCGTCGTCGTCGTGCTGGTCCTCGACTCGGTGCTCGCCGCGAAGGCCGTCGGCCGCGCGCTCGACAAGCACTTCCCGAACGGCACCGAGGCCAAGCGCAAGTCGCTGACCTGGTACGGCATCGCGCGTAACACGCAGTTCCGCCGCCAGCGCCTCCCTCGGCCCCGCGTCGAGCGCGGGGCCGAGGTCTAG
- a CDS encoding glycerate kinase — translation MRVLVAPNAFAGTLGAREAGEAIAAGWRARRPSDVVTVVPVADGGPGTLDALASLGELRTAAVEDAFCRRVDASWLLLPDGTAVIESALACGRHLGVDPLCATTAGVGELVCAALGEGVRRVVVGVGGTATTDGGAGMAAALGAWLLDGSGHPVAPGGASLAGLDRVDLSDMDPRLPSVEVVVAADVDNVLCGPDGAARGFAAQKGASAAEVEALDAALARYAAVVERDVPGAEGVSARPHAGAGGGLGAGLMAFGGASASPGAAYVLGLLGLSKRVALADVVVTGEGTFDWQSLRGKAPVAVAKLAQANGVPCLVLAGQVEVGRREAGAAGIDATYAVADLAGSVAEALAAPAEWLTELGGRVASEWSR, via the coding sequence ATGCGGGTCCTCGTCGCGCCGAACGCGTTCGCCGGGACCCTCGGCGCCCGCGAGGCGGGCGAGGCGATCGCGGCGGGCTGGCGAGCGCGGCGCCCCTCCGACGTCGTGACCGTGGTGCCGGTGGCGGACGGCGGCCCGGGGACTCTCGACGCGCTGGCGTCGCTCGGCGAGCTGCGTACGGCGGCCGTGGAGGACGCGTTCTGCCGGCGGGTCGACGCGTCCTGGCTGCTGCTGCCCGACGGCACTGCCGTGATCGAGAGCGCGCTGGCCTGCGGGCGGCACCTCGGCGTCGATCCCTTGTGCGCGACGACCGCGGGGGTCGGCGAGCTGGTCTGCGCGGCGCTGGGGGAGGGCGTACGCCGCGTCGTCGTCGGCGTCGGCGGTACCGCCACGACCGACGGCGGGGCCGGGATGGCCGCGGCGCTCGGCGCGTGGCTGCTCGACGGGTCGGGGCACCCCGTGGCGCCCGGCGGCGCGTCCCTGGCGGGGCTCGACCGGGTGGACCTGTCGGACATGGACCCGCGTCTCCCGTCCGTCGAAGTCGTGGTGGCGGCCGACGTCGACAACGTGCTCTGCGGGCCCGACGGCGCGGCGCGGGGCTTCGCGGCGCAGAAGGGCGCGTCGGCGGCCGAGGTGGAGGCGCTGGACGCGGCTTTGGCGCGGTACGCCGCCGTCGTCGAGCGCGACGTACCCGGGGCGGAGGGCGTCTCCGCGCGCCCGCACGCCGGGGCCGGCGGCGGGCTGGGGGCGGGGCTGATGGCGTTCGGCGGGGCGTCGGCGAGCCCCGGAGCGGCGTACGTCCTCGGTCTGCTCGGCCTGTCCAAGCGCGTGGCGCTGGCGGACGTGGTGGTGACGGGGGAGGGGACGTTCGACTGGCAGTCGCTGCGCGGGAAGGCGCCGGTGGCCGTGGCGAAGCTGGCGCAGGCGAACGGCGTGCCGTGCCTCGTGCTCGCCGGGCAGGTCGAGGTCGGGCGGCGCGAGGCGGGTGCGGCGGGGATCGACGCGACGTACGCCGTCGCCGACCTCGCCGGGTCGGTCGCGGAGGCGCTGGCCGCGCCCGCCGAGTGGCTGACCGAGCTGGGCGGACGGGTCGCGTCGGAGTGGTCGCGCTAG
- the erpA gene encoding iron-sulfur cluster insertion protein ErpA, with the protein MTETQTAQSSVVLTDTAAAKVKSLLEQEGRDDLALRIAVQPGGCSGLRYQLFFDDRTLDGDSFHDFGGVKVVVDRMSTPYLGGASIDFVDTIEKQGFTIDNPNAKGSCACGESFH; encoded by the coding sequence ATGACCGAGACCCAGACCGCCCAGTCGAGCGTCGTCCTCACGGACACCGCCGCGGCCAAGGTCAAGTCCCTGCTCGAGCAGGAGGGCCGCGACGACCTCGCGCTGCGCATCGCCGTGCAGCCCGGCGGCTGCTCGGGCCTGCGCTACCAGCTCTTCTTCGACGACCGCACGCTCGACGGCGACTCGTTCCACGACTTCGGCGGCGTCAAGGTCGTCGTGGACCGGATGAGCACGCCGTACCTCGGCGGCGCCAGCATCGACTTCGTCGACACGATCGAGAAGCAGGGCTTCACGATCGACAACCCCAACGCCAAGGGCTCCTGCGCCTGCGGCGAGTCGTTCCACTAG